One Panicum virgatum strain AP13 chromosome 9K, P.virgatum_v5, whole genome shotgun sequence genomic region harbors:
- the LOC120648516 gene encoding uncharacterized protein LOC120648516 produces the protein MAARRLCAVLPLILAISFLLFGASDCSRPSSPEQRQPRAPTATAPPAVAAETGTQQPVAVETKDDGPPSSLATASPRDKEQGGGGVGSGHGISSALLEPPPPPVLRRSNKLARRFLMSGVVEGADSAARASCRSSDAHIGCAPPAEH, from the coding sequence ATGGCAGCTCGACGCCTGTGCGCAGTGCTGCCGTTGATCCTCgccatctccttcctcctcttcggAGCTTCCGACTGCTCAAGACCATCATCCCCGGAGCAACGACAGCCGCGAGCTCCCACGGCCACGGCTCCTCCTGCTGTGGCCGCCGAGACTGGGACCCAACAACCCGTGGCCGTGGAGACGAAGGACGACGGGCCACCGTCGTCGTTGGCGACGGCATCCCCGCGCGACAAGGagcagggtggcggcggcgtcgggtcgGGGCACGGGATCAGCAGCGCGCTgctggagccgccgccgccgccggtgctgcgGCGTTCCAACAAGTTAGCGCGGCGGTTCCTGATGTcaggggtggtggagggcgcgGACTCGGCTGCCAGGGCATCCTGCCGCTCCAGCGACGCGCACATCggctgcgcgccgccggcggagcaCTGA